Proteins encoded together in one Paracidovorax wautersii window:
- a CDS encoding FecR domain-containing protein translates to MSPPPAELPPRVIREAAQWLVRLHSGEADAGDLAGCARWRAAHPAHEQAWQKAERMAQQFGAVPPALGVPVLTRRSAHAHRRAALRTLAVLGVAAPAAWLGWRHAPWQGWTADYATATGERREVVLADGSRLRLNTGSAVDVAFSDTLRQVRLHRGEIHIRTAPDAPGLQRPFVVDTPQGRLRALGTRFVVRLLPADAGGDGTARLTVLEHRVEIAPRGGGAPQILEAGQSTRFTPTAIAPPQPAALQPAAAPDGAPGWLQGVLYADNLPLADFLAELARYRPGVLRCAPEVADLRISGAFQLADTDYVLALLRETLPVQVVLRTRWWVTVVPRGTAPGAG, encoded by the coding sequence ATGAGCCCGCCCCCGGCGGAGCTGCCGCCCCGCGTCATCCGCGAAGCCGCGCAGTGGCTGGTGCGCCTGCATTCGGGCGAGGCCGACGCGGGCGACCTGGCCGGCTGCGCGCGCTGGCGCGCCGCCCACCCGGCGCACGAGCAGGCCTGGCAGAAGGCCGAGCGGATGGCACAGCAGTTCGGCGCCGTGCCGCCCGCGCTGGGCGTGCCCGTGCTCACGCGCCGCAGCGCGCACGCCCACCGCCGCGCCGCACTGCGCACCCTGGCCGTGCTGGGCGTGGCCGCGCCCGCCGCCTGGCTGGGCTGGCGCCACGCGCCGTGGCAGGGCTGGACGGCCGACTACGCCACCGCGACCGGCGAGCGCCGCGAGGTCGTGCTGGCCGACGGCAGCCGCCTGCGCCTGAACACCGGCAGCGCCGTGGACGTGGCCTTCAGCGACACGCTGCGCCAGGTGCGCCTGCACCGGGGCGAGATCCACATCCGCACCGCGCCCGACGCGCCCGGCCTGCAGCGCCCCTTCGTCGTGGATACGCCGCAGGGCCGCCTGCGCGCCCTGGGCACGCGCTTCGTCGTGCGCCTGCTGCCGGCCGATGCAGGAGGGGACGGCACGGCCCGGCTGACCGTGCTGGAGCACCGCGTGGAGATCGCTCCCCGCGGTGGCGGCGCGCCACAGATCCTGGAGGCGGGCCAATCCACGCGCTTCACGCCCACCGCCATCGCGCCGCCGCAGCCCGCGGCATTGCAGCCGGCCGCCGCACCGGACGGCGCCCCGGGCTGGCTGCAGGGCGTGCTCTACGCGGACAACCTGCCGCTGGCGGACTTCCTGGCCGAGCTGGCGCGCTACCGCCCCGGCGTGCTGCGCTGCGCGCCCGAGGTAGCCGACCTGCGCATCTCCGGCGCCTTCCAGCTGGCCGACACCGACTACGTGCTGGCCCTGCTGCGCGAGACACTGCCCGTGCAGGTGGTGCTGCGCACGCGCTGGTGGGTGACCGTGGTGCCCCGGGGCACCGCGCCCGGCGCCGGCTGA
- a CDS encoding sigma-70 family RNA polymerase sigma factor, with product MPAAACSPLPPSATADSVQALYEAHHGWLVALLRRRLQCRDGAADLAHDTFVRVLQKPEALPAVREPRAYLTTIARGLLCDHWRRRSLEQAWLDTLAALPDELAPSPEDTLAILQTLQQLDDLLSHLAPKAREVFVLSQLQGLGYAQIAQQVGVSERSVKRYMAQGFELCLALA from the coding sequence ATGCCCGCCGCCGCCTGCTCCCCTCTTCCGCCCAGCGCCACCGCCGATTCCGTGCAGGCGCTGTACGAGGCGCACCACGGCTGGCTGGTGGCGCTGCTGCGCCGGCGCCTGCAATGCCGCGACGGCGCGGCCGATCTGGCGCACGACACCTTCGTGCGGGTGCTGCAAAAGCCCGAGGCCCTGCCCGCCGTGCGCGAACCCCGCGCCTACCTCACCACCATCGCCCGCGGCCTGCTGTGCGACCACTGGCGCCGCCGCTCGCTGGAGCAGGCGTGGCTCGACACCCTGGCCGCGCTGCCCGACGAACTGGCCCCGTCGCCCGAAGACACCCTCGCCATCCTCCAGACGCTGCAGCAGCTGGACGACCTGCTGAGCCACCTGGCGCCCAAGGCGCGCGAGGTGTTCGTGCTGTCGCAGCTGCAGGGCCTGGGCTATGCGCAGATCGCGCAGCAGGTGGGCGTGAGCGAGCGCAGCGTCAAGCGCTACATGGCGCAGGGCTTCGAGCTGTGCCTGGCGCTGGCATGA
- a CDS encoding isovaleryl-CoA dehydrogenase: MDWHTHHVFNQVPELSGYDLLATDPALQQALNRAQAQWAQPGLAAYARQLGLAETAEWARQANQHPPALHAFDARGQRIDQVEFHPAWHALLALYRAQGLVSQPFDSDRPGRWTAWAAGFYLHGQIEQGTLCPATMTQASIPLLRKEPALWAQLQQPLCSTAYDPRDVPAADKASLWIGMGMTEKQGGSDVRANTTVATPTGAGGRGAGYLLRGHKWFFSVPTSDAHLVTARVGADGPFACFYVPRWRPDGTRNAVRVQRLKDKVGNRSNASSEVEFQDAWGVLMGEEGRGIPTIIEMASYTRLNCVAGSAAILRQATVQAIAYARRRHAFGKALAEQPLMRTVLADLALESEAALALLMRLAQAFEREQDGTAGPADRAWKRVMTPAAKFWVCKRGVELAGEAMEVFGGNGYVQEGVMARLFLESPVNSIWEGSGNVMCLDVLRALAREPDTAHALLAELATAAQDEPRIAAALRDLQALLAAPPDALEALGRLLVQRLVLLAQACLLRQQAPAAVADGFIATRLAEPGAGRVVGAMDVRGLEVAAILARALPE; the protein is encoded by the coding sequence ATGGACTGGCACACGCACCACGTCTTCAACCAGGTGCCCGAGCTGAGCGGGTACGACCTGCTGGCGACGGACCCCGCGCTGCAGCAGGCGCTGAACCGCGCCCAGGCGCAGTGGGCGCAGCCCGGCCTGGCCGCCTATGCCCGGCAGCTGGGCCTGGCGGAGACGGCCGAGTGGGCCCGCCAGGCGAACCAGCACCCGCCCGCACTGCATGCCTTCGACGCGCGCGGGCAGCGCATCGACCAGGTCGAGTTCCACCCTGCATGGCACGCGCTGCTGGCGCTGTACCGCGCGCAGGGACTGGTCTCGCAGCCCTTCGACAGCGACCGCCCCGGCCGCTGGACGGCCTGGGCCGCGGGCTTCTACCTGCACGGCCAGATCGAGCAGGGCACGCTGTGCCCGGCCACGATGACGCAGGCCAGCATCCCGCTGCTGCGCAAGGAGCCCGCGCTGTGGGCGCAGCTGCAGCAGCCGCTGTGCAGCACCGCCTACGACCCCCGCGACGTGCCGGCGGCCGACAAGGCCAGCCTCTGGATCGGCATGGGCATGACCGAGAAGCAGGGCGGCTCGGACGTGCGCGCCAACACCACCGTTGCCACGCCCACCGGCGCGGGCGGGCGCGGCGCCGGGTATCTGCTGCGCGGGCACAAATGGTTCTTCTCGGTGCCCACGAGCGACGCCCATCTGGTGACCGCGCGCGTGGGTGCGGACGGCCCCTTCGCCTGCTTCTACGTGCCCCGCTGGCGCCCCGACGGCACGCGCAACGCCGTGCGCGTGCAGCGCCTGAAGGACAAGGTGGGCAACCGCAGCAACGCCAGCAGCGAGGTGGAGTTCCAAGACGCCTGGGGCGTGCTGATGGGCGAGGAGGGGCGCGGCATCCCCACGATCATCGAGATGGCGTCGTACACACGGCTCAACTGCGTGGCCGGCAGCGCTGCCATCCTGCGCCAGGCCACGGTGCAGGCCATCGCCTATGCGCGCCGGCGCCACGCCTTCGGCAAGGCGCTGGCCGAGCAGCCGCTGATGCGCACCGTGCTGGCCGACCTGGCGCTGGAGAGCGAGGCCGCGCTCGCGCTGCTGATGCGCCTGGCCCAGGCCTTCGAGCGCGAGCAGGACGGCACCGCCGGCCCGGCCGACCGCGCCTGGAAGCGCGTGATGACGCCGGCCGCCAAGTTCTGGGTGTGCAAGCGCGGCGTGGAGCTGGCCGGCGAGGCGATGGAGGTCTTCGGCGGCAACGGCTATGTGCAGGAGGGCGTGATGGCCCGGCTGTTTCTCGAGTCGCCCGTCAACTCGATCTGGGAAGGCTCGGGCAACGTGATGTGCCTGGACGTGCTGCGCGCGCTGGCCCGCGAGCCCGACACCGCCCACGCCCTGCTGGCCGAGCTGGCGACCGCCGCGCAGGACGAGCCCCGGATCGCCGCGGCGCTGCGCGATCTGCAGGCGCTGCTCGCCGCACCGCCAGACGCACTCGAAGCCCTGGGCCGCCTGCTGGTGCAGCGCCTGGTGCTGCTGGCGCAGGCCTGCCTGCTGCGCCAGCAGGCGCCGGCGGCCGTGGCCGATGGCTTCATCGCCACCCGGCTGGCGGAGCCCGGCGCCGGCCGGGTGGTGGGCGCCATGGACGTACGCGGCCTGGAGGTGGCGGCGATCCTGGCGCGGGCCCTGCCCGAATGA
- a CDS encoding glycine zipper family protein: MPSPPHLDRPSRSRGTRAAALALAALLAAGCAAPRPEASAADAQAAEAELRERHAADLATCQAYAQQIGVVQETLDGIVQGALIAAALVWSAGQRGDVARDWAVAGGVLGSTQGLNALERRRQAVATCLSARGHAPGAVAAAPLRPLPAPAPPREPALAPAARPSGTDGFSAERLARAQSCSVQPVATLAAKGPGFETYSVACDNGDALAVRCEFGNCRVLR; this comes from the coding sequence ATGCCGTCCCCACCGCACCTCGATCGCCCCTCCCGTTCCCGCGGCACCCGCGCCGCGGCCCTTGCGCTCGCCGCGCTGCTGGCGGCCGGCTGCGCCGCTCCGCGCCCGGAGGCCTCCGCCGCGGACGCGCAGGCCGCCGAGGCCGAGTTGCGCGAGCGCCATGCGGCCGACCTGGCCACCTGCCAGGCCTACGCCCAGCAGATCGGCGTGGTGCAGGAGACGCTGGACGGCATCGTCCAGGGCGCCCTCATCGCGGCGGCGCTGGTCTGGAGCGCCGGCCAGCGCGGCGACGTGGCGCGCGACTGGGCCGTGGCCGGCGGCGTGCTGGGCAGCACCCAGGGCCTGAACGCGCTGGAACGCCGCCGCCAGGCGGTCGCCACCTGCCTGTCCGCCCGCGGCCACGCGCCCGGCGCGGTGGCCGCAGCGCCGCTACGGCCCCTCCCCGCGCCGGCACCGCCGCGCGAGCCGGCGCTGGCGCCCGCTGCACGCCCCTCGGGCACCGATGGCTTCAGCGCCGAACGGCTGGCCCGCGCCCAGTCGTGCAGCGTCCAGCCGGTGGCCACCCTGGCCGCCAAGGGTCCCGGCTTCGAGACCTACAGCGTGGCCTGCGACAACGGCGACGCGCTGGCCGTGCGCTGCGAGTTCGGCAACTGCCGCGTGCTGCGCTGA